A stretch of the Filimonas lacunae genome encodes the following:
- the porT gene encoding type IX secretion/gliding motility protein PorT/SprT has protein sequence MLHLLRKQIACSAGILLVLLTASAAHAQFWIREGLNRPDHDNYLYYFGISLAYNTSYLHTSKNEHFLENDSVLVANPGAKGGISLGLLATLQLTPRWSLRSNPQLIIGGSKYFTYTLKNPARGESVTETRSMPSTIVSLPLHFKFNSDRIYNFRTYLLGGIKYDIDLASNSAARNAENLVKLRKYDFGVEAGIGFNFYLKFVTVSPEIKFSSGLTNIHARDPSLKYSSVFDKLQSRMIFITLNLED, from the coding sequence ATGTTGCATTTATTGCGGAAGCAAATAGCCTGCTCAGCAGGAATTTTACTGGTTTTACTAACTGCCTCAGCAGCGCACGCCCAATTTTGGATTAGGGAAGGCCTGAACAGGCCCGATCATGACAATTACCTGTATTATTTTGGTATAAGCCTGGCTTATAACACCTCTTACCTGCACACCTCTAAAAACGAACATTTTTTAGAGAATGACAGCGTACTGGTAGCCAACCCCGGTGCCAAAGGAGGTATTTCGCTGGGTTTGTTAGCCACCTTGCAATTAACGCCCCGCTGGTCATTACGATCTAACCCGCAGTTAATTATCGGCGGCTCTAAATACTTTACGTATACGCTTAAAAACCCGGCACGCGGTGAGTCTGTTACAGAAACCCGCTCTATGCCCTCTACCATTGTAAGCTTACCCCTTCATTTTAAATTTAACTCCGACCGCATTTATAATTTCCGCACCTATTTATTGGGCGGGATTAAATATGATATTGACCTGGCCAGCAACAGCGCAGCCCGCAATGCCGAAAACCTGGTAAAACTACGCAAATACGATTTTGGCGTAGAAGCAGGTATCGGGTTTAATTTCTATCTCAAGTTTGTAACCGTGTCGCCTGAAATTAAATTCAGCAGCGGCCTTACCAATATACACGCACGTGACCCCAGCCTGAAGTACTCCAGCGTATTTGACAAATTACAGTCACGCATGATATTTATTACATTGAACCTCGAAGACTAG
- a CDS encoding aspartate aminotransferase family protein has product MNNRQLFQQHVAQTSPAPIGLEMVKAAGIYQYDTEGKAYADLISGFSVCNIGHSHPKVIEAVQQQAAAYMHLIVYGEFIQTPQVTYAKMLADLLPASLNSVYFTNSGAEATEGAMKLAKRVTGRSRIISFNNSYHGSTQGALSVMGSEYWRNAFRPLLPDVYHYNYNSQEAIDAIDHNTACVIAETVQAESGINRPAASWIQALRAKCSQTGTLLILDEIQAGFGRTGSLWAFEQYQVVPDIFLLGKALGGGMPLGAFIADKSLMDQFTVNPVLGHITTFGGHPVSCAAGKAALEVLLSEGDIAAIPEKEKVLQQLNHPAIVQVRTAGLWAAIQFSSFEVNHRVIQKCIANGLITDWFLFAPECLRVAPPLITTVQQLEEIAAIINRSIREALD; this is encoded by the coding sequence ATGAATAACAGGCAATTGTTTCAGCAGCATGTGGCGCAAACTTCGCCGGCCCCCATAGGGCTGGAAATGGTAAAGGCTGCGGGCATTTATCAATACGATACAGAAGGAAAGGCCTATGCCGACTTAATTTCAGGCTTTAGCGTATGCAATATCGGGCATAGTCATCCAAAGGTAATAGAAGCGGTACAACAGCAGGCAGCAGCGTATATGCACCTGATTGTGTATGGCGAGTTTATTCAAACGCCCCAGGTTACCTATGCTAAAATGCTGGCCGATCTGTTGCCGGCTTCTTTAAACAGTGTTTATTTTACCAACAGTGGGGCCGAAGCTACTGAAGGGGCTATGAAACTGGCCAAACGGGTAACCGGCCGCAGCCGCATTATCTCTTTTAACAACAGCTATCATGGCAGCACACAGGGCGCATTAAGTGTAATGGGCAGTGAGTATTGGCGCAATGCTTTCCGGCCATTGTTGCCCGATGTATACCACTATAATTATAACAGCCAGGAAGCGATTGATGCTATAGACCATAACACCGCCTGCGTAATAGCAGAAACCGTACAGGCCGAAAGTGGCATTAACCGTCCTGCAGCCAGCTGGATACAGGCCTTACGCGCCAAATGCTCTCAAACAGGAACATTGCTGATACTGGATGAAATACAGGCTGGATTCGGTCGCACAGGCTCGCTGTGGGCTTTTGAACAATACCAGGTGGTGCCGGATATATTTCTATTAGGTAAAGCACTGGGTGGCGGCATGCCCCTGGGCGCTTTTATTGCCGATAAAAGCCTGATGGATCAGTTTACTGTAAACCCGGTACTGGGGCATATTACCACTTTTGGGGGCCATCCTGTAAGCTGTGCTGCCGGTAAAGCAGCATTGGAAGTATTATTAAGTGAAGGAGATATAGCAGCGATTCCGGAAAAAGAAAAAGTGTTGCAGCAATTAAACCATCCGGCCATTGTGCAGGTACGTACTGCCGGTTTATGGGCGGCCATACAATTTAGCAGCTTTGAAGTAAACCACCGGGTAATACAAAAATGTATTGCCAACGGGCTGATCACTGACTGGTTTTTGTTTGCTCCTGAATGCTTGCGCGTAGCGCCGCCGTTAATTACTACAGTACAACAGCTGGAAGAAATTGCGGCCATTATTAACAGGAGTATACGCGAAGCGTTAGACTAA
- a CDS encoding vWA domain-containing protein, with the protein MLTKWINDIEFAYPLALIALLIIPIIIWDYLRTNNRVQASMIITTTQFLNKSNMKSLRTNLRHLPFGLRCLSLLLIMIALARPQKKYSAQKLEGEGIDIVLCFDISGSMTARDLLPNRLEAAKEVAVNFVNNRPGDRIGITIFSNQSFTLCPLTLDHNTVLNQIQNIQSGYLQDEGTAIGSGLATSVDRLRAAQSKSKIVVLLTDGIDFGGVIPPDIAKEMAKLYKIKVYTIGVGSDSTVSQMVNGVAEVTKLQYNESLLKELADYTGGQYFHANDKSGLNKVYGSINLMEKSKVEVITFNKFTDNYRGILIAGLLVLVIELVIRYAILRKFP; encoded by the coding sequence ATGCTGACAAAGTGGATTAATGATATTGAATTTGCCTATCCGTTGGCATTGATAGCATTGCTGATAATACCTATTATCATATGGGACTACCTGCGTACCAATAACCGGGTGCAGGCATCTATGATAATAACCACCACCCAGTTTTTGAACAAAAGCAACATGAAAAGTTTGCGTACCAATTTGCGCCACCTGCCATTTGGTTTACGTTGCCTGTCGTTGTTGCTGATTATGATAGCCCTGGCCCGTCCGCAAAAGAAATACTCGGCCCAGAAACTGGAAGGGGAGGGTATTGACATTGTGCTTTGTTTTGATATCAGTGGTAGTATGACGGCCCGCGATCTTTTGCCTAACAGGCTGGAAGCGGCCAAAGAAGTGGCGGTGAACTTTGTGAACAACAGACCTGGTGACCGTATTGGTATTACCATCTTCAGTAACCAAAGCTTTACCCTTTGCCCGCTAACACTGGATCATAATACCGTATTAAACCAGATTCAGAATATTCAGAGTGGTTATTTGCAGGATGAAGGTACTGCCATCGGATCGGGGCTGGCTACCAGTGTAGACCGTTTACGTGCTGCACAATCCAAGTCTAAAATTGTAGTGTTATTAACAGATGGTATAGACTTTGGCGGGGTCATTCCTCCGGATATAGCCAAAGAAATGGCCAAGTTGTACAAAATAAAAGTATATACCATTGGTGTAGGATCGGACAGTACGGTTAGCCAAATGGTAAATGGGGTAGCGGAAGTTACCAAGCTTCAATACAACGAAAGCTTATTAAAAGAGCTGGCTGATTACACAGGCGGTCAGTATTTTCACGCCAATGATAAAAGCGGGTTAAACAAGGTATATGGTAGTATTAACCTGATGGAAAAATCGAAAGTGGAAGTAATCACTTTCAACAAATTCACAGATAACTACCGGGGCATCTTAATAGCTGGATTGCTGGTGCTGGTGATAGAGCTGGTCATACGGTACGCCATACTTCGAAAATTTCCCTAA
- a CDS encoding AAA family ATPase, which produces MHTGEDIRRLNEQIQYAAGFIDVLRAEMSKVVVGQQYMVDRLLIGLLSNGHVLLEGVPGLAKTLTIKSLSQAVHAHFSRIQFTPDLLPADVVGTMIYNQQRGEFVVRKGPVFANFVLADEINRAPAKVQSALLEAMQERQVTIGEHTYPLDDPFLVLATQNPQEQEGTYALPEAQVDRFMLKIVVGYPDKKEEQMIVRSQVLGLKGPKITPVVRMEELVKGRDLARQVYMDEKIEQYIVDLVFATRFPDQYGLNKLKRFISFGGSPRCSISLALAAKSQAFMNKRGFVIPDDVKAIAKDVMRHRVGITYEAEAENIKSDQLVDEIIRVVQVP; this is translated from the coding sequence ATGCATACAGGAGAAGATATTCGCAGGTTAAACGAGCAGATACAATATGCTGCCGGATTTATTGATGTATTGCGTGCAGAAATGAGCAAAGTGGTGGTAGGGCAGCAATACATGGTAGATCGCTTGTTGATTGGTTTATTAAGTAACGGCCACGTACTGCTGGAAGGCGTACCTGGTTTGGCTAAAACCCTTACCATTAAATCACTGTCTCAGGCGGTGCACGCGCACTTTAGCCGTATTCAGTTTACGCCGGACTTATTACCTGCCGACGTGGTAGGTACTATGATTTATAACCAGCAAAGAGGTGAGTTTGTGGTGCGTAAAGGCCCCGTGTTTGCCAACTTTGTACTGGCGGATGAAATTAACCGTGCCCCTGCAAAGGTGCAGAGTGCCTTGCTGGAAGCGATGCAGGAACGCCAGGTTACCATTGGTGAACATACTTATCCGCTGGACGATCCGTTTCTGGTACTGGCTACTCAAAACCCGCAGGAGCAGGAAGGTACTTACGCCTTGCCGGAAGCCCAGGTGGATCGTTTCATGCTGAAAATTGTGGTAGGTTATCCTGATAAGAAAGAAGAGCAAATGATTGTTCGTTCTCAGGTATTAGGTTTGAAAGGACCTAAAATTACCCCGGTTGTACGCATGGAAGAACTGGTAAAAGGCCGCGATCTGGCCCGCCAGGTGTATATGGACGAAAAGATCGAGCAGTATATTGTGGATCTTGTTTTTGCCACCCGTTTCCCGGATCAGTATGGCCTGAACAAGTTAAAACGCTTTATCAGCTTCGGTGGCTCGCCACGTTGTAGCATTTCATTGGCCCTGGCTGCAAAGTCACAGGCTTTCATGAATAAAAGAGGTTTTGTAATACCAGATGATGTAAAAGCAATTGCGAAAGATGTAATGCGCCACAGGGTAGGTATTACCTACGAAGCAGAGGCGGAAAACATTAAATCTGATCAGCTTGTGGATGAAATTATTAGAGTAGTACAAGTACCATAG
- a CDS encoding DUF3630 family protein gives MKTRYHSTSTPTSSFSIVEDAATLHEFYSITRQLGNDKKVRFTSKTDEADNIEWHFTYRRRHLTLQYNIYNGITLFTHSQKDHTTAEQLVSSLLPNKAV, from the coding sequence ATGAAAACCAGATATCACAGCACCAGCACACCAACCAGCAGTTTTTCTATTGTTGAAGATGCAGCAACGCTGCATGAATTTTATTCTATTACCCGCCAGCTGGGTAACGACAAAAAAGTTCGTTTTACCAGCAAAACAGATGAAGCGGATAATATTGAATGGCACTTTACATATCGTAGACGCCATCTCACCTTACAGTATAATATCTATAATGGTATTACCCTGTTTACCCATTCGCAAAAAGATCACACTACGGCCGAACAGCTGGTAAGTAGTTTACTACCCAACAAGGCCGTTTAG
- a CDS encoding gamma carbonic anhydrase family protein, with translation MATILPVLGKHPQFGENCFIAPNATIVGDVIAGSDCSFWFNAVVRGDVNFIKMGNKVNVQDGAVIHCTYEKNPTLIGNNVSIGHNALVHGCTLHDDVLIGMGAIVMDRCVVNSNSIIAAGAVVLEGTIVESGSIYAGVPAKKVKDISKEMIHGEIDRIANNYVKYSSWFSDFNAAK, from the coding sequence ATGGCTACCATTTTACCCGTTCTGGGCAAACACCCTCAATTTGGAGAAAACTGCTTTATAGCCCCTAACGCCACTATCGTTGGCGATGTAATTGCCGGCAGCGATTGCAGCTTTTGGTTTAACGCTGTTGTCAGAGGCGATGTTAATTTCATTAAAATGGGCAACAAAGTGAATGTGCAGGATGGCGCAGTGATTCACTGTACCTACGAAAAAAATCCCACCCTTATTGGCAACAATGTTTCCATTGGCCACAATGCCCTGGTGCATGGCTGCACTTTGCACGATGATGTGCTGATAGGCATGGGTGCTATTGTAATGGACCGTTGCGTAGTAAACAGCAATTCTATTATAGCCGCTGGTGCCGTGGTACTGGAGGGAACAATTGTAGAATCAGGGAGTATTTACGCAGGTGTTCCTGCAAAAAAAGTGAAAGACATCTCAAAAGAGATGATTCATGGCGAAATTGACCGTATTGCTAATAATTATGTAAAATATTCTTCATGGTTTTCGGATTTTAATGCAGCGAAATAA
- a CDS encoding dihydroorotase, giving the protein MNYLIRNTSIVNEGTITQGDVWVKNGRIEKVGGTIAVTEAVTEIDGTGLHLLPGAIDDQVHFREPGLTHKATIYTEAKAAVAGGVTSFMEMPNTKPPVFSQELLEQKYDIGARTSLANYSFFMGTANDNIEEVLKTNEKKDRVCGVKIFMGSSTGNLLVDNPLMLEKVFGNSELLIATHCEDEAIIKRNLEARKNEKPLLDASDHPIIRNEEACFESSFRAIQFAKKHNSRLHILHITTQKELQLFTNMVPLADKRITAEVCVHHLHFTSDDYAAQGNRIKCNPAIKAPFNREALWQGLLDDRLDVIATDHAPHTLEEKNEAYEHAHAGLPLVQHSLLTMLYYVQQGKITIEKVVEKMSHAVATCFQIAERGFIREGYYADLVLVNLNQPYTVSSSNILYKCGWSPFEGFTYPATVTHTFVNGHLVYGNGSFDESNNGMRLRFNRE; this is encoded by the coding sequence ATGAACTACCTTATCAGAAATACAAGCATAGTCAATGAGGGTACCATTACACAGGGAGATGTGTGGGTAAAGAACGGCCGTATTGAAAAAGTAGGCGGCACCATAGCGGTAACAGAAGCCGTTACTGAAATTGACGGAACTGGCTTACACCTTTTACCAGGCGCTATAGACGATCAGGTTCATTTTCGCGAACCCGGCCTTACACATAAAGCCACTATATATACCGAAGCCAAAGCAGCAGTAGCCGGCGGCGTTACCAGTTTTATGGAAATGCCCAATACCAAGCCGCCCGTATTTAGCCAGGAACTGCTGGAACAGAAATATGATATAGGCGCCCGCACTTCGCTGGCCAACTACTCTTTTTTCATGGGCACTGCCAATGACAATATTGAAGAGGTACTTAAAACCAATGAGAAGAAAGACCGTGTATGCGGTGTAAAAATATTCATGGGCAGCAGCACCGGCAACCTGCTGGTAGATAACCCGCTGATGCTGGAAAAAGTATTTGGCAACTCAGAACTGCTGATAGCTACCCATTGCGAAGATGAAGCTATAATCAAACGCAACCTGGAAGCACGTAAAAACGAAAAGCCGTTACTGGATGCCAGCGACCATCCTATCATCCGCAACGAAGAAGCGTGTTTTGAATCTTCTTTCCGGGCCATACAGTTTGCCAAAAAGCACAACAGCCGCCTGCATATTTTACATATCACCACCCAAAAAGAATTACAGCTGTTTACCAACATGGTGCCGCTGGCCGATAAACGTATTACCGCCGAGGTGTGTGTGCATCACCTGCATTTTACCAGCGATGATTATGCTGCACAGGGCAACCGCATTAAGTGTAACCCCGCTATCAAAGCCCCTTTTAACCGGGAAGCACTGTGGCAGGGTTTACTGGACGACAGGCTGGATGTAATTGCTACCGACCATGCTCCACATACACTGGAAGAAAAGAATGAAGCTTATGAGCATGCTCACGCCGGCCTGCCACTGGTGCAGCATTCTTTATTAACCATGCTGTATTATGTGCAACAGGGAAAAATTACCATTGAAAAAGTAGTGGAGAAGATGAGCCATGCGGTAGCTACCTGCTTTCAGATTGCAGAAAGAGGGTTTATACGGGAAGGTTATTATGCCGATCTGGTACTGGTAAACCTGAACCAACCCTACACAGTAAGTTCTTCCAACATCTTGTATAAATGTGGCTGGAGCCCCTTTGAAGGCTTTACCTATCCCGCCACCGTTACACATACTTTTGTAAATGGGCACCTGGTT
- the rsgA gene encoding ribosome small subunit-dependent GTPase A gives MRALIYKSTGSWYIARGEDGQLYNARVKGSFKVEGLTSTNPIAVGDEVNLNPEDEADNVATITDIHDRRNYIARTSPHNKNKHHIVASNIDQTLLFATLKDPKTSQGFLDRFLVSAEAYHVPAILVFNKSDLFRKKEQELYDELWNMYTAIGYTVLKISLKQGEGIEELKTLLQDKTTLVSGHSGVGKSTFINHLFPDMELKTQEVSGWSGKGLHTTTYAEMFDLPFNGKIIDTPGIREFGLVDISRQELSHYFPEMRALLNNCQFNNCQHINEPGCAVKAAVESGEIAESRFFSYYNILESIDAKSY, from the coding sequence ATGCGGGCGTTAATTTACAAGTCAACAGGTAGCTGGTATATAGCCAGGGGAGAAGATGGACAGTTGTATAACGCCCGGGTGAAAGGCTCGTTTAAGGTAGAAGGACTTACTTCTACCAACCCTATTGCGGTGGGCGACGAGGTGAACCTGAACCCGGAAGACGAAGCGGATAATGTGGCTACCATTACAGATATTCACGACCGCCGCAATTATATTGCCCGCACCTCGCCACACAACAAAAACAAGCACCATATTGTAGCATCCAATATTGACCAGACCTTATTGTTTGCTACGTTGAAAGATCCTAAAACGTCACAGGGCTTTTTAGATCGTTTCCTGGTTTCGGCCGAAGCGTATCATGTACCTGCTATACTGGTATTTAATAAAAGCGATCTGTTTCGTAAAAAAGAACAGGAACTGTACGATGAGTTGTGGAACATGTACACAGCTATAGGGTATACGGTGCTAAAAATAAGCTTGAAACAGGGAGAAGGCATAGAAGAGCTGAAAACATTGCTACAGGATAAAACCACCCTGGTAAGCGGACATAGCGGTGTAGGTAAATCAACCTTCATCAATCACCTGTTTCCGGATATGGAATTGAAAACGCAGGAGGTGAGTGGTTGGAGTGGCAAAGGTTTGCATACCACTACTTATGCCGAAATGTTTGATTTGCCATTTAACGGAAAGATAATAGATACGCCGGGTATAAGAGAGTTTGGTCTGGTAGATATCAGCCGGCAGGAGCTGTCGCATTATTTCCCCGAAATGCGAGCGTTACTCAATAATTGCCAGTTTAACAATTGCCAGCATATTAACGAACCGGGTTGTGCAGTAAAGGCCGCTGTTGAAAGCGGGGAAATTGCCGAAAGCCGTTTCTTCAGTTATTATAACATACTGGAATCGATAGACGCTAAAAGTTACTAA
- a CDS encoding DUF58 domain-containing protein, whose protein sequence is MTSAEVIKKVRTLEIKSKRLTDHMFAGEYLTAFKGRGMKFKEVREYQAGDDPRFIDWNVSARMGQTFTKLFEEERELTVYLLVDVSASSLFGTFRETKRDLITQISAVLAFSAIANNDKASLISFSDKVEKYMQPKKGRDHVLHIVKELLTFKPRSASTRLLKALDFVNHVSKHKSIIFILSDFADTGYRDVLRVAARRHDIIGIQVYDRRDKQLPRMGILQVRDAETGQTVWLDTNDLVTRTRYNEQFLRIKQEAKLSFRDAGCDLLQIATGEDYVKALQEFFIRRA, encoded by the coding sequence ATGACATCAGCAGAAGTAATTAAAAAAGTACGCACGCTTGAAATTAAAAGCAAGCGTTTAACCGATCACATGTTTGCCGGGGAGTACCTTACTGCCTTCAAGGGCAGGGGTATGAAGTTTAAGGAAGTGCGTGAGTACCAGGCAGGCGATGACCCCAGGTTCATTGACTGGAACGTGTCGGCACGTATGGGCCAGACATTTACCAAGTTGTTTGAAGAAGAAAGGGAGTTAACGGTTTACCTGCTGGTAGATGTGAGTGCAAGTAGCTTATTCGGTACTTTCCGCGAAACCAAGCGTGATCTTATCACACAAATAAGTGCGGTGCTGGCCTTTTCTGCCATAGCCAACAACGATAAAGCCAGTCTTATTTCGTTTAGCGACAAGGTAGAAAAGTACATGCAGCCTAAAAAAGGCCGCGACCATGTACTGCATATTGTAAAAGAATTGTTGACATTTAAACCCAGGTCGGCAAGTACAAGGCTGTTAAAAGCCCTGGACTTTGTAAACCACGTGTCTAAACACAAGAGCATTATTTTTATACTGAGCGATTTTGCCGATACCGGTTATCGCGATGTATTACGTGTAGCAGCACGCAGGCACGACATTATAGGCATTCAGGTGTACGACAGACGCGACAAGCAGTTGCCGCGTATGGGTATTTTACAGGTGCGTGATGCCGAAACAGGACAAACTGTTTGGTTAGATACCAACGACCTGGTAACACGTACCCGTTATAACGAACAGTTTCTGCGTATTAAGCAGGAAGCTAAACTCTCATTCCGGGATGCAGGATGTGACCTGTTACAAATTGCAACAGGGGAAGATTACGTAAAAGCATTGCAGGAATTCTTTATCAGAAGAGCATGA
- the ubiE gene encoding bifunctional demethylmenaquinone methyltransferase/2-methoxy-6-polyprenyl-1,4-benzoquinol methylase UbiE: MANFAHDHVVPYQDSELEKKQQVANMFDSIAGRYDFMNRFLSAGIDVKWRKKAINLLKPLQPQNVLDVATGTGDVAIMTARMLQPKKITGIDISEGMLEIGREKIVKQGLSAIIDLQKGDSETINFPDNSFDAITVAFGVRNFQNLEKGLKEMLRVLKPGGKLVVLEFSRPKEPVFKTLYNIYMNLIAPGVGKMLAKNKEAYQYLNDSVQAFPEREQLVSIMQGLGYRDTSYKTLTLGICCIYCGSK; encoded by the coding sequence ATGGCAAATTTCGCACACGACCATGTTGTTCCTTATCAGGATAGTGAGCTGGAAAAAAAACAGCAGGTAGCCAATATGTTTGACAGCATAGCTGGCAGGTATGACTTTATGAACCGCTTTTTAAGCGCGGGCATAGACGTAAAATGGCGAAAAAAGGCAATTAATCTGTTAAAGCCCCTGCAACCCCAGAACGTATTGGATGTGGCTACCGGCACAGGTGATGTGGCTATTATGACTGCCCGCATGCTGCAGCCTAAAAAAATAACCGGAATAGACATTTCTGAGGGAATGCTTGAAATTGGCCGCGAGAAGATAGTTAAACAAGGATTAAGTGCTATTATTGACTTACAGAAAGGAGACAGTGAAACAATAAATTTTCCGGATAATTCGTTTGATGCCATTACAGTGGCTTTTGGTGTGCGTAACTTTCAGAACCTGGAAAAAGGGTTGAAAGAAATGTTACGCGTGTTAAAGCCCGGTGGAAAACTGGTTGTGCTGGAATTTTCAAGACCGAAAGAACCCGTTTTTAAAACCCTGTATAACATATATATGAACCTGATAGCTCCCGGGGTAGGTAAAATGCTGGCAAAAAACAAAGAAGCCTACCAATATCTGAACGACTCTGTTCAGGCATTTCCCGAACGCGAACAGTTAGTTAGTATTATGCAAGGTTTAGGATATAGAGATACGAGCTATAAAACACTCACGTTAGGGATATGTTGCATTTATTGCGGAAGCAAATAG
- a CDS encoding AI-2E family transporter, which translates to MENHRDNKVNRYFLLAFICILGLFLFWNLIQFFTAFLGAIILYVLGKPFMCKFIKKYHWHKTWAAVLVMVVSFFIILLPIGLLVTLLYNKIASVAENPQPLIDGAKNLDHRIEQQLHISIISDKTIEKIQTVATSLVGAILGQGFNMFSLILMMYFMLYFMLEKINRLEASLLYFLPFPRDKIKLFGNELVAQTFSNSIGIPLICVIQGLLGWACYLIAGLPQPGFWAVATGFASVMPIVGASVIWAPVSLYMFATGHMWQGGFVIAWGFLVIGLSDNVVRFILAKRMADVHPIVTVLGVIMGLKLFGITGLIFGPLIISYFLLLLRIYYVEYQKPIQPHRHKPRQLMPSYFQAFLVKRKAGTSRIQKKQGDI; encoded by the coding sequence ATGGAAAACCACCGGGATAATAAAGTTAACCGATACTTCCTGCTTGCCTTCATATGCATATTAGGCCTTTTTTTGTTCTGGAACCTTATCCAGTTTTTCACTGCTTTTTTAGGGGCTATTATCCTGTATGTGCTGGGAAAACCCTTTATGTGTAAGTTTATTAAGAAATATCACTGGCACAAAACCTGGGCGGCAGTGCTGGTAATGGTAGTGTCATTTTTTATTATTTTATTGCCTATTGGCCTGCTTGTAACACTATTATATAATAAAATAGCAAGCGTGGCAGAAAATCCCCAACCCCTTATTGACGGGGCTAAAAATCTGGACCACCGGATTGAGCAGCAGTTGCACATCAGCATTATTTCGGATAAAACCATTGAAAAAATACAAACGGTAGCTACTTCATTGGTAGGTGCTATACTTGGTCAGGGATTTAATATGTTCTCACTTATCCTCATGATGTATTTTATGTTGTATTTTATGTTGGAAAAAATAAACCGGCTGGAAGCTTCTCTGCTTTATTTCCTCCCTTTTCCACGTGATAAGATAAAACTGTTTGGCAATGAACTGGTAGCCCAAACCTTTAGTAATTCCATTGGCATTCCACTGATTTGCGTAATACAGGGGCTGCTTGGCTGGGCATGCTATTTAATAGCCGGTTTGCCCCAACCCGGCTTTTGGGCAGTAGCCACCGGCTTTGCCAGTGTAATGCCCATTGTAGGCGCCAGTGTTATATGGGCTCCGGTAAGCCTGTATATGTTTGCTACCGGACATATGTGGCAGGGAGGTTTTGTTATAGCATGGGGCTTCCTGGTAATAGGCCTGTCTGATAATGTAGTACGTTTTATACTGGCCAAACGCATGGCCGATGTGCATCCTATTGTTACCGTACTGGGGGTTATTATGGGTTTAAAGCTGTTTGGTATCACCGGGCTTATTTTCGGGCCTTTAATTATTTCCTACTTTCTGCTGTTGTTACGCATTTACTATGTAGAATATCAAAAGCCCATACAACCGCACCGCCACAAGCCCCGGCAACTCATGCCTTCCTACTTCCAGGCCTTCCTGGTAAAACGTAAGGCAGGCACTTCCCGCATACAAAAGAAACAGGGCGATATCTAA